The proteins below are encoded in one region of Mycobacterium pseudokansasii:
- a CDS encoding alpha/beta hydrolase: MTAPSRVSGSPRHPIRPRDVLKARRLQARRFAISDGAPVEVVESGPSLAARVATLASRLTIRPVLTVGSYVPHVPWPWGLIDHAAKMLLPAPITVRASVSLPSASAQLVRARGVLPADGTRRVVLYLHGGAFLTCGANSHGRLVELLSQFADSPVLIVNYRLMPKHSIGMALDDCHDGYRWLRLLGYGPEQIVLAGDSAGGYLALALAQRLQDEGEEPAALVAISPLLQLAKENKKAHPNIKTDAMFPAKAFDALDQLVASAAANNAVDGKPEELYEPLEHIRPGLPRTLIHVSGSEVLLHDAQLAARKLAAAGVPAELRVWPGQVHDFQVAGPLLPEAVRSLRQIGEYIREATG, translated from the coding sequence ATGACGGCACCGAGCAGGGTATCCGGTTCCCCTAGACATCCCATTCGCCCACGGGACGTTCTGAAGGCACGTAGACTACAGGCACGCAGATTTGCCATCAGCGACGGCGCTCCGGTGGAGGTCGTCGAGTCTGGCCCAAGTCTTGCTGCGCGAGTTGCTACGCTGGCGTCGCGGCTGACGATCCGGCCGGTTCTCACTGTGGGCAGCTACGTTCCGCATGTGCCGTGGCCGTGGGGCCTGATCGACCACGCAGCCAAGATGCTGCTTCCGGCACCGATAACCGTCAGGGCCTCGGTGAGCTTGCCTAGTGCGTCGGCGCAATTGGTTCGGGCGCGCGGCGTGCTGCCCGCGGACGGCACCCGGCGAGTGGTTCTGTATCTGCACGGCGGCGCGTTCCTGACCTGTGGAGCAAACTCGCACGGGCGGCTCGTCGAGTTGCTGTCACAGTTTGCTGATTCGCCCGTCCTGATCGTCAACTATCGGCTGATGCCCAAGCACTCGATCGGGATGGCGCTCGACGACTGTCACGACGGCTACCGCTGGTTGCGGCTGTTGGGTTATGGCCCGGAGCAGATCGTGCTGGCCGGCGACTCCGCCGGCGGCTATCTCGCATTGGCGCTCGCGCAGCGTCTGCAGGACGAGGGCGAGGAGCCGGCAGCTTTGGTAGCGATCTCGCCACTGCTACAGCTGGCAAAGGAAAACAAGAAGGCGCATCCGAACATCAAGACCGATGCGATGTTCCCGGCAAAGGCCTTCGACGCGCTCGACCAATTGGTTGCTAGCGCCGCTGCCAACAACGCTGTCGACGGCAAACCCGAGGAGCTGTACGAGCCACTGGAGCACATCCGGCCGGGCCTGCCGCGAACCCTGATTCACGTGTCCGGATCCGAGGTGCTGTTGCACGACGCACAGCTGGCCGCGCGCAAGCTGGCGGCGGCCGGTGTGCCCGCGGAGCTTCGCGTCTGGCCCGGCCAGGTGCATGACTTCCAGGTCGCCGGGCCGCTGCTGCCCGAGGCGGTGCGCTCGCTGCGCCAGATCGGCGAGTACATCCGGGAAGCCACCGGCTAG
- a CDS encoding enoyl-CoA hydratase/isomerase family protein — protein sequence MTGESDEVLTRVDGGIGLITLNRPNAINSLNQTMVDLLSTVLIRWERDDEVRAVVVSGAGERGLCAGGDVVAVYHSARKDGVEARRFWRAEYLMNGQIGRFSKPYVALMDGIVMGGGVGVSAHGDTRVVTDTSKVAMPEVGIGFIPDVGGAYLLSRAPGALGLHAALTGAPFSGADAIAMGFADHYVPHAHLDAFRAAIANDGVASALAHYVVEPPSSELAAQRDWIDECYTGDTVAEIVAKLRDHGAQPAKDAAELIATRSPIALSVTLEAVRRAAAMESLEDVLVQDYRVSSASLRSHDLVEGIRAQLVDKDRRPKWSPSTLAEITRADVAAYFEPVDDDLSF from the coding sequence GTGACGGGCGAATCCGACGAAGTTCTGACCCGCGTCGACGGTGGCATCGGCTTGATTACGCTCAACCGCCCGAACGCGATCAATTCGCTGAACCAGACGATGGTGGACCTGCTGAGCACCGTGCTCATTCGTTGGGAACGCGACGACGAAGTCCGTGCCGTGGTGGTTTCGGGGGCCGGCGAACGCGGATTGTGCGCGGGCGGCGACGTCGTCGCGGTTTACCACAGCGCCCGCAAGGACGGGGTCGAGGCGCGGCGGTTCTGGCGCGCCGAGTATTTGATGAATGGCCAGATCGGCCGGTTCTCCAAGCCGTACGTCGCACTGATGGACGGCATCGTGATGGGGGGCGGCGTGGGCGTCAGCGCCCACGGCGACACCAGGGTGGTCACCGACACTTCCAAGGTCGCGATGCCCGAGGTCGGCATCGGGTTCATTCCCGACGTGGGCGGGGCGTATCTGCTGTCCCGGGCACCGGGCGCGCTGGGTTTGCACGCCGCACTGACCGGAGCGCCGTTTTCCGGAGCCGACGCCATCGCGATGGGCTTCGCCGACCACTACGTGCCGCACGCCCACCTCGACGCGTTCCGTGCAGCGATCGCCAACGACGGCGTTGCCAGCGCACTTGCCCACTACGTCGTCGAACCTCCATCCAGTGAACTTGCCGCACAACGTGATTGGATCGACGAGTGCTATACCGGCGACACCGTCGCCGAGATCGTTGCCAAGCTGCGCGATCATGGCGCACAACCGGCTAAGGACGCCGCCGAGCTGATCGCCACCCGCTCCCCCATCGCGCTGTCGGTGACGCTGGAGGCAGTACGCCGGGCGGCCGCCATGGAATCGCTGGAAGACGTTCTGGTCCAGGACTATCGGGTGTCGTCGGCGTCGCTGCGCTCCCACGATCTGGTGGAGGGCATCCGCGCGCAACTGGTCGACAAGGACCGCAGACCGAAATGGTCGCCGTCGACACTGGCCGAGATCACAAGGGCCGACGTTGCAGCGTATTTCGAGCCGGTCGATGACGACTTGAGCTTCTAG
- a CDS encoding acetyl-CoA C-acetyltransferase yields MPEAVIVSAARSPIGRAMKGSLVSMRPDDLAVQMVRAALDKVPALNPHQIDDLIMGCGLPGGESGFNIARVVAVALGYDFLPGTTVNRYCSSSLQTTRMAFHAIKAGEGDAFISAGVETVSRFGKGNSDSWPDTKNPLFDEAQERSAAAAAGADDWHDPRADGKLPDVYIAMGQTAENVAILTGISRQDQDHWGVRSQNRAEEAIKSGFFQREITPVTLPDGTTVSADDGPRAGTTYEKVSELKPVFRPNGTVTAGNACPLNDGAAALVITSDTKAKELGLTPLARIVSTGVSGLSPEIMGLGPIEACKKALERAGMSINDIDLVEINEAFAVQVLGSARELGIDEDKLNVSGGAIALGHPFGMTGARIATTLLNNLQTHDKTFGLETMCVGGGQGMAMVIERLS; encoded by the coding sequence ATGCCCGAAGCCGTCATCGTCTCAGCGGCCCGCTCACCCATCGGCCGCGCCATGAAAGGCTCACTGGTCAGCATGCGGCCCGACGACCTGGCCGTGCAGATGGTGCGTGCCGCACTGGACAAGGTGCCCGCGCTGAACCCACACCAGATCGACGATCTGATCATGGGCTGTGGTCTGCCAGGCGGTGAGTCGGGCTTCAACATCGCGCGCGTGGTCGCTGTCGCGCTCGGCTATGACTTCTTGCCGGGCACCACGGTCAACCGGTACTGCTCGTCGTCGTTGCAGACCACCCGGATGGCGTTCCACGCGATCAAGGCCGGCGAGGGCGACGCATTCATCTCCGCGGGGGTGGAGACAGTGTCCCGGTTCGGCAAGGGCAATTCCGACTCCTGGCCGGACACCAAGAACCCACTGTTCGACGAGGCGCAGGAACGCTCAGCTGCCGCCGCCGCGGGAGCCGACGACTGGCACGACCCCCGCGCCGACGGCAAGCTGCCCGATGTCTACATCGCGATGGGCCAGACCGCGGAAAACGTCGCAATCCTCACCGGAATTTCCCGCCAAGACCAGGACCACTGGGGTGTGCGCAGCCAGAACCGCGCCGAGGAGGCGATCAAGAGCGGCTTCTTCCAGCGCGAGATCACTCCGGTCACGCTTCCGGACGGCACCACGGTCAGCGCTGACGACGGCCCGCGCGCGGGTACCACCTACGAGAAGGTGAGCGAACTTAAGCCGGTGTTCCGGCCCAACGGCACCGTTACCGCCGGGAACGCCTGCCCACTCAACGACGGCGCCGCCGCGCTGGTGATCACCAGCGACACCAAGGCCAAGGAACTCGGCCTGACACCGTTGGCACGCATCGTGTCCACGGGCGTCAGCGGCTTGTCCCCGGAGATCATGGGCCTCGGCCCGATCGAGGCCTGCAAGAAGGCACTCGAACGAGCCGGCATGTCGATCAACGACATCGACCTGGTCGAGATCAACGAAGCCTTCGCTGTGCAGGTGCTGGGATCGGCCCGCGAGCTGGGCATCGACGAGGACAAGCTGAACGTCTCGGGCGGAGCGATCGCCCTGGGACACCCGTTCGGCATGACCGGCGCACGCATCGCCACCACGCTGCTGAATAACCTGCAGACCCACGACAAGACATTCGGTCTGGAGACGATGTGCGTGGGTGGCGGCCAGGGTATGGCGATGGTGATCGAGCGGCTCAGTTAG
- a CDS encoding Bax inhibitor-1/YccA family protein translates to MRETSNPVFRSLPKQRGGYAQFGPGLAQPGYADPYPAPYQETRAARPLTIDDVVTKTGLTLATLTASAVVSYFLVAQNLNLAMPLTLIGALGGLALVLVATFGRKQDNPAIVLTYAGLEGLFLGAFSFVMANFSVGSANAGMLIGEAVLGTLGVFFGMLIVYKTGAIRVTPKFTRMVVAALFGVLFLMLGNFVLAMFHVGGGEGLGLRSPGPLGIIFSLVCIGIAAFSFLIDFDAADQMIRAGAPDKAAWGIALGLTVTLVWLYIEILRLLSYLQND, encoded by the coding sequence GTGCGGGAGACAAGTAACCCGGTATTTCGTTCGCTGCCGAAGCAGAGGGGCGGATACGCACAATTCGGTCCGGGCCTGGCCCAGCCGGGATACGCGGACCCTTATCCTGCTCCCTATCAGGAAACGCGGGCTGCGCGCCCGCTGACCATCGACGACGTCGTCACCAAGACCGGCCTGACCTTGGCGACGCTGACGGCCAGCGCCGTCGTCTCCTACTTCCTGGTCGCCCAGAACCTCAACCTCGCGATGCCGCTGACCCTGATCGGCGCGCTCGGCGGGTTGGCGCTGGTGCTGGTGGCCACCTTTGGTCGCAAGCAGGACAACCCGGCGATCGTGCTCACCTACGCCGGACTCGAAGGCCTGTTCCTGGGCGCCTTCTCGTTCGTAATGGCCAACTTCTCGGTGGGCTCGGCCAATGCCGGAATGCTCATCGGAGAAGCCGTCCTGGGCACTCTTGGCGTGTTCTTCGGCATGCTCATCGTGTACAAGACCGGGGCCATTCGGGTGACGCCCAAGTTCACCCGGATGGTGGTCGCTGCACTCTTCGGCGTGCTGTTCCTGATGCTCGGCAACTTCGTGTTGGCGATGTTCCATGTTGGCGGCGGCGAGGGGTTGGGCCTGCGCAGCCCCGGTCCGCTGGGCATCATTTTCTCCCTGGTCTGCATCGGTATCGCGGCGTTCAGCTTCCTGATCGACTTCGACGCGGCTGACCAGATGATCCGTGCGGGAGCGCCGGATAAGGCGGCATGGGGTATTGCTCTCGGCCTGACTGTGACGCTGGTCTGGCTGTACATAGAGATCCTGCGCCTGCTCAGTTATCTGCAGAACGACTAG
- a CDS encoding SGNH/GDSL hydrolase family protein: protein MPRRSTIALATAGALASTGTAYLGARNLLVGQATHVRTVIPRACDMPPRADGVYTRGAGPVQRWRRGTLFDLHLMMFGDSTACGYGCSRAEELPGVLIARKLAEQTGKRVRLSTKAIVGATSKGVSGQVDAMFVAGPPPDAAVIIIGANDVTSLNRIGESAERLASSVRRLRARGAAVVVGTCPDFGVITAIPQPLRSLAHTRAARLARAQTIAVKAAGGVPVPLAHLLAPQFRAAPEGMFSADRYHPSATAYALAADQLLLALRDALRDVPREKVSRPGLELPSRATAPARRCEPARGNIVSRLWRRPLPAVPAAVAAPAGG, encoded by the coding sequence GTGCCGCGACGTTCGACTATTGCTTTGGCCACAGCAGGTGCACTTGCCTCGACGGGCACCGCCTATCTGGGTGCACGCAACTTGCTGGTCGGCCAGGCGACACACGTGCGCACGGTCATACCCCGAGCCTGCGACATGCCGCCTCGTGCCGACGGGGTGTACACCCGCGGCGCCGGGCCGGTGCAACGGTGGCGCCGCGGAACACTATTCGACCTGCACCTGATGATGTTCGGCGACTCGACGGCATGCGGGTATGGATGTAGCCGCGCAGAGGAACTCCCAGGCGTGCTGATTGCTCGCAAACTCGCCGAGCAGACCGGCAAGCGGGTCCGGTTGAGCACCAAAGCCATCGTCGGCGCCACCTCGAAAGGTGTCAGCGGTCAAGTCGATGCGATGTTCGTGGCCGGACCGCCGCCGGACGCGGCGGTGATCATCATCGGCGCCAACGACGTCACGTCCCTCAACCGCATCGGCGAGTCTGCCGAGCGGCTGGCCTCATCGGTGCGCAGATTGCGTGCCCGCGGCGCGGCCGTGGTCGTCGGCACCTGTCCTGACTTCGGCGTTATCACGGCCATCCCCCAGCCGCTGCGTTCCCTGGCGCACACGCGTGCCGCGCGGCTGGCCCGCGCCCAGACCATTGCCGTCAAAGCGGCCGGCGGGGTGCCGGTGCCACTGGCGCACCTGCTGGCGCCCCAATTCCGGGCCGCGCCCGAAGGCATGTTCTCCGCCGACCGGTACCACCCGTCGGCGACCGCCTACGCGCTGGCAGCCGACCAGCTGTTGCTGGCCCTGCGCGATGCGCTTCGCGATGTGCCGCGCGAGAAGGTCTCTCGTCCAGGGCTTGAGCTGCCATCTCGAGCCACTGCGCCGGCACGCCGTTGCGAGCCCGCCCGAGGCAACATCGTGTCCCGACTGTGGCGGCGTCCGCTACCGGCCGTGCCCGCAGCTGTCGCCGCGCCGGCCGGGGGGTGA
- a CDS encoding enoyl-CoA hydratase, with product MGYQTILVERDERVGTITLNRPQALNALNSQVMNEVTSAAMELDNDPGIGAIVITGSAKAFAAGADIKEMAGLTFADAFDADFFAAWGKLAAVRTPTIAAVAGYALGGGCELAMMCDLLIAADTAEFGQPEIKLGVLPGMGGSQRLTRAIGKAKAMDLILTGRTIDAAEAERSGLVSRVVPADDLLTEAKAVATTISQLSRSATRMAKEAVNRAFESTLAEGLLYERRLFHSTFATDDQSEGMAAFIEKRAPNFTHR from the coding sequence ATGGGATACCAAACGATCCTGGTCGAGCGCGACGAGCGGGTCGGCACCATCACGCTGAACCGCCCGCAGGCGCTGAATGCGCTCAACAGCCAGGTGATGAACGAAGTCACCAGCGCAGCAATGGAATTGGACAACGATCCCGGCATCGGGGCGATCGTCATCACCGGCTCCGCCAAGGCGTTCGCCGCGGGCGCCGACATCAAGGAAATGGCCGGGTTGACGTTCGCCGACGCATTCGACGCCGATTTCTTCGCCGCCTGGGGCAAACTCGCCGCCGTGCGTACCCCGACGATCGCCGCGGTGGCCGGATACGCCCTGGGCGGCGGCTGCGAGCTGGCCATGATGTGCGACCTGCTGATCGCCGCCGATACCGCCGAGTTCGGCCAACCGGAGATCAAGCTCGGCGTCCTGCCGGGTATGGGTGGCTCGCAGCGGTTGACCCGGGCCATCGGTAAAGCCAAGGCCATGGATCTCATCCTGACCGGACGCACCATCGACGCCGCCGAGGCCGAGCGCAGTGGCCTGGTTTCGCGGGTCGTGCCGGCCGACGACCTGCTGACCGAGGCCAAGGCCGTCGCCACCACCATCTCGCAGCTGTCACGGTCAGCCACCCGGATGGCCAAAGAGGCCGTCAACCGCGCCTTCGAATCGACTCTGGCCGAGGGACTGCTCTACGAACGCCGGCTCTTCCATTCCACGTTTGCCACCGACGATCAGTCGGAAGGAATGGCGGCCTTCATCGAGAAGCGCGCGCCCAACTTCACCCACCGATGA
- a CDS encoding cystathionine beta-synthase, with amino-acid sequence MRIAQHISDLIGGTPLVRLNSVVPGGAATVAAKIEYLSPGGSSKDRIAVKMIDAAEASGQLRPGGTIVEPTSGNTGVGLALVAQRRGYRCVFVCPDKVSEDKRNVLRAYGAEVVVCPTAVPPADPDSYYGVSDRLVREIDGAWKPDQYANPEGPASHYATTGPEIWADTDGKVTHFVAGIGTGGTITGAGRYLKEVSGGRVRIIGADPEGSVYSGGTGRPYLVEGVGEDFWPAAYDPSVPDEIIAVSDSDSFDMTRRLAREEALLVGGSCGMAVVAALKVAEKAGPDALVVVLLPDGGRGYMSKIFNDAWMSSYGFLRSRLDGSAEEATVGDVLRRKSGALPDLVHTHPSETVRDAIGILREYGVSQMPVVGAEPPVMAGEVAGSVSERELLSAVFEGRAKLADAVSQHMSPPLKLIGAGELVSVAEKALRDSDALMVVEEGKPVGVITRYDLLGFLSEGAGRR; translated from the coding sequence ATGCGGATCGCGCAGCACATCAGTGACCTCATCGGTGGCACACCACTGGTCCGCCTGAACTCGGTCGTCCCGGGCGGGGCCGCGACCGTGGCGGCAAAGATCGAATATCTCAGTCCGGGCGGCAGTTCCAAGGATCGGATCGCGGTGAAGATGATCGACGCCGCCGAGGCCAGCGGACAGCTGAGGCCCGGCGGCACCATCGTCGAGCCCACCTCCGGCAACACCGGGGTCGGGCTGGCGTTGGTGGCTCAGCGCCGCGGGTACCGGTGCGTGTTCGTCTGCCCGGACAAGGTCAGCGAGGACAAGCGAAATGTCTTGCGCGCCTACGGAGCCGAGGTAGTCGTGTGCCCGACGGCGGTGCCGCCCGCCGACCCGGACAGCTACTACGGCGTCTCCGACCGGTTGGTCAGAGAAATCGACGGCGCCTGGAAGCCCGACCAGTACGCCAACCCCGAAGGCCCGGCCAGCCACTACGCCACCACCGGGCCGGAAATCTGGGCCGACACCGACGGCAAGGTCACTCATTTCGTCGCCGGCATCGGCACCGGCGGAACGATCACCGGCGCGGGCCGCTATCTCAAAGAGGTGTCCGGAGGCCGGGTGCGCATCATCGGCGCCGACCCCGAGGGCTCGGTGTATTCGGGCGGCACCGGCCGCCCCTATCTGGTGGAGGGGGTCGGCGAGGACTTCTGGCCGGCGGCCTACGACCCGTCGGTGCCCGACGAGATCATCGCGGTGTCGGATTCCGACTCGTTCGACATGACCAGGCGGTTGGCCCGGGAGGAAGCGCTGCTGGTGGGTGGGTCGTGCGGGATGGCGGTGGTGGCGGCGTTGAAAGTGGCCGAAAAAGCCGGGCCCGACGCGTTGGTCGTCGTCCTGCTGCCCGACGGCGGTCGCGGTTACATGTCGAAGATCTTCAATGACGCGTGGATGTCGTCGTACGGGTTCTTGCGGAGCCGTCTGGACGGGTCGGCCGAGGAAGCCACGGTCGGTGATGTGCTGCGCCGCAAGTCCGGTGCATTGCCCGATCTGGTGCACACCCATCCGTCCGAGACGGTGCGCGACGCAATCGGGATTCTTCGCGAGTACGGGGTGTCGCAGATGCCCGTCGTCGGCGCCGAGCCGCCGGTGATGGCCGGCGAGGTTGCCGGCAGTGTGTCCGAACGCGAACTGCTGTCGGCCGTTTTCGAAGGCCGCGCCAAGCTCGCCGACGCCGTCTCACAACACATGAGCCCGCCGCTGAAGCTGATCGGGGCCGGCGAATTGGTCAGCGTGGCCGAAAAGGCGTTGCGGGACAGCGACGCGTTGATGGTGGTGGAGGAAGGCAAACCGGTTGGCGTGATTACCCGCTACGACCTGCTGGGTTTTCTGTCCGAAGGGGCGGGTCGACGCTGA